In Xenopus tropicalis strain Nigerian chromosome 5, UCB_Xtro_10.0, whole genome shotgun sequence, one genomic interval encodes:
- the gp5 gene encoding platelet glycoprotein V, producing MVTFIYLLIATHLLFVGATCPTLCNCDLKDAIICRGTSIKDIGSLLLPSNFTYIHIMETLATEITDKSFGNMPVTLRLRLEANHLTSITRNAFKSFPHLKSLKLTDNKLKTLPAGMFDSLISLEQLFLDKNCLSSLHPNLFCCLQHLEELILNRNQLTSLPDELLKNLTKLISLNLSRNKISHLPMSIFSSLTKLKKLFLYDNQLVTITSSAFNKLGELLDLALYSNSIQFVAQDAFYHLPKLQSLKLSKNKLQLLPYGLFLHLPQLSTLTLYDNPLKELPDVLFGKMENLTSLWLYNTHLTTIPNFVFCNLTNLQLLVLTRNAQLDSLPKEAFSGLNNLLELSLHSNNLSSIDNDVFQNLQLLEKLSLYSNNLKVLSENMFYNLTKLQILHLNNSNLHTLPGQIFQELPSLQMVYLHSNPWACYCELTDFKMWFQQNQNKVYNPMSLVCDTPFTLSNISVLAAGESICHYTTAKQNNLDTTANSQTTSNIQSTYSYNNIEFTNVKTQPISYTTSPTATTWETRTIKNTVFFVMIPTTAIQDLNAGVLKPIPYVSNVPYNKIIFFLHLFNTVLQMFALFLCSVLLVLMRRLNNYFEGLTEPVVLLRILIPLDPVP from the coding sequence ATGGTGACTTTCATATACCTGCTGATTGCTACCCACCTTCTGTTTGTGGGTGCCACTTGTCCTACTCTGTGTAACTGTGATTTGAAAGATGCAATTATTTGCAGAGGAACATCTATTAAAGACATTGGCTCATTACTTCTTCCATCTAACTTTACATACATTCATATAATGGAAACCCTTGCAAcagagataacagataaaagctTTGGTAACATGCCGGTCACGTTACGTCTTCGCTTGGAGGCCAATCACTTGACTTCCATAACCAGAAATGCATTTAAAAGTTTTCCTCATTTAAAAAGCCTGAAACTTACAGACAACAAGTTAAAGACCTTGCCCGCTGGTATGTTTGATTCATTAATTAGCCTGGAGCAGTTGTTTCTTGATAAGAATTGTTTGTCTAGCCTTCATCCAAACCTGTTTTGCTGTTTGCAGCATCTAGAAGAACTTATCTTGAACAGGAACCAGCTAACCAGTTTGCCAGATgagctattaaagaatctcacaaaGCTTATAAGTTTAAATCTGTCCAGGAATAAAATATCACATTTGCCTATGAGCATTTTCAGCTCCTTGACTAAACTCAAAAAACTGTTCCTCTATGATAATCAGCTGGTAACCATCACTTCTTCAGCATTCAATAAACTAGGGGAACTGTTAGATCTTGCTCTTTACTCAAATTCTATCCAGTTCGTTGCTCAAGATGCATTTTATCATCTTCCTAAACTGCAGTCATTAAAACTCTCCAAAAATAAGTTGCAGTTATTGCCTTATGGACTCTTTCTGCATTTGCCTCAGTTGTCTACATTGACACTCTATGATAATCCTCTCAAAGAACTCCCTGATGTGCTCTTTGGTAAAATGGAAAATCTGACTTCTTTGTGGCTGTATAATACCCACCTTACAACCATTCCAAACTTTGTTTTCTGCAATCTGACTAATTTGCAGCTACTGGTGCTGACTAGAAATGCACAGCTTGACAGTCTCCCAAAGGAAGCATTCAGTGGTCTGAATAATCTCTTGGAACTATCCTTACATTCAAATAATCTATCATCCATTGACAACGATGTCTTCCAAAATCTTCAACTACTTGAAAAACTTTCTCTTTACAGTAACAACCTTAAGGTTCTTTCGGAGAATATGTTTTACAATCTTACTAAACTTCAAATTCTTCACCTGAATAACAGCAATCTGCACACCCTCCCAGGGCAGATATTTCAAGAATTACCCAGTCTGCAAATGGTCTATCTCCACAGTAATCCCTGGGCATGTTACTGTGAGCTTACAGATTTTAAGATGTGGTTTCAGCAAAACCAAAATAAAGTATATAATCCAATGTCACTTGTTTGTGATACCCCATTTACACTGAGCAATATATCTGTCCTGGCTGCTGGTGAATCTATATGCCACTATACAACAGCCAAACAGAACAACCTTGATACAACTGCAAACTCACAGACAACCAGCAACATCCAAAGCACTTACTCCTATAATAACATAGAATTTACTAATGTTAAAACACAACCTATTAGCTACACCACATCTCCAACTGCAACCACATGGGAGACCAGAACCATAAAAAACACAGTCTTCTTTGTGATGATTCCCACCACCGCTATACAAGACCTCAATGCAGGTGTACTCAAACCCATACCCTACGTGTCTAATGTTCCttataacaaaattattttttttctgcatctttttaatACTGTATTGCAAATGTTTGCTCTATTTTTGTGTTCTGTTTTGTTGGTCTTGATGAGGAGGCTCAATAATTACTTTGAGGGTTTGACAGAACCTGTGGTTTTATTACGCATACTAATACCATTGGATCCAGTACCCTAA